Sequence from the Orcinus orca chromosome 11, mOrcOrc1.1, whole genome shotgun sequence genome:
tctaTCTCAAAAGTTCTTGCTTTCTAAATGGTCATTTCACCTACTTAAACAATACTGAAATCTACAACAGGTGTCTGGCAACAGTAAGACtacagtttcttttattttagagaTACCATCTACTTGCAGCCCCATCTTATCTAGAtcttatttatagatttttcccttttgctttcgttcaaaaaaaaaaaaacactcctaaGTAAAATCCCTGGTGAAGGGAAAGAGTGGTTGCTAATAGGAATTCACTCTGTAAAAGTGTAAAAACAGGAATCTGTACTCAGTATTTGTTTGCTTAGTTCATCAAGGATATTTACACTAAGAACATACTTTAATAAAAGTTTTGATAAACTGATGTGTCACAGTAAACTTTTTCATAAAAAGGGCCTTAAACACACTTACAGTCAATGACATGTCTGGATGTGTTTGGTTAGATTCAGCTAAACTGACATCCAGATGCTAAATGTGCATTGTCATTGTGATGGGGGGGTGGAGTCTGTAGCTACAGTGAATACATCAACTTAATAACATAAGATTCTTTCTTCGTAATGATGGTAAGAATGGCATTGCACATTACTTAGATATTAGGCATAGAAATCCCTCTTTTGAAGATGGAAGAGCAggatcttttcaaatatttgctaAACTTTTACATTCGATTTGaagctttttatttaaaagcacGTTCCTCCAAATATTTTAAACCAGCATGTTGGTTAACATTTCCTAGAATGAATAATTCCccatttttaaggaattttggaaaacatttcaTTTACTACTTATATTTCTTCAACACATGTTTTTTCTTATACCATTATTACATTTGGgcaaatattaaaagtaacattATTGGGATAAAAGTTATACATAATGACATGTTTCTAATAAGACAGACATAAAGCATTCCTTGGCAATAGCTGAACTTAGATAACTTTTGCAAGAAATCTTTAGGGATTGGATTTAGGGgttaatctataaaattatttaaatataaattatattttaggttgtatttttatgagttttaagtgaaaaaaatttaaatgtagtcAATTTGTTTGTTCTGTAGGCATCTTCAAGACCACTGAACAAATGGTCACACTGTCACGTGGTCTATCAACTACAATTACTATGTTAGTGAATTAAAGAGAAAGGTAGCTTTGCTTGACACCAAAGGTGATCCAATCAGTTGTTTTTACATGACCTAAATCATCACTgtacatatttcattttcttaaaaaaatcaaaaaggtataaaataattaatataaatgcCTGTCAAAGTTTAAATATAGAACCCTCTTCTTTTTGCCTTCTTACAGATGAATGTACTTAAAGTGACTGTGATTTGATCttggaatatatatttatgtctGTACTTTTTGTACATGTAGTAGTTCTGAACTGGGCAAATAAAATATGTCGGACCAAATTAACCAAAAATGAAAGAACTGGTATTTTCAtacaaatgtgtattttgtttttaatataaatatagtgtacatttatttaaatcaGGAATATATTATATTGttgatcattttaaaagtttatttagttCAGTATGTTCCGACTTCATTTTTAAGCAAGCTTGTTTGACTACTGAACCATTTACTGCCGAACTTTCATTTATACTATGATATTATAGGGacaaaatgttttagaaaaatctCTACTGTGGTTTTTAAGTTTCACTATATAACTAACTTGGAACCAAATGTTGAATTACTCTGTGGGAGTACATATTTTGCCTGTGGTTTTGaatgtattttcaaatttatctatttcttactagactgtgagctccttgtgGACAAGGATATTATCTTAGTTATAATAACTTTAATGCCTAGCAAAGTGCTAGGCACAAAATAATTCCTTAACTGAAATGAACTGATGGACCTAGATTATTAAATGAATACTACAGTATTCTATGATGGAGACtgaatatatattagaaaatttcTCTGGCTAATTTTCAACGGCTCAGTGTATATCAAGGGAATTCtctagctaatttttaaaaatggggaaaacaaaCATGTAACATTTGCTTTATCTTAAAATTGATACTCTGTTTtgaaggtttatttttattttgtcagtaAACATTCTATGCAAATGCTGAAATATGCAACAGCTAAACTTCATGGTACATATTaactagttttattttctttagaaaatcagAAATGCTCAACTTAGGCTTCCTGGAAATAAATGTTGACAATCATTTTATTAACCAAAGGTGCTACTTGTTTTCCAATATTTACCTTGATCATAAGTGCTCCTGTCTGCtgagctttatttcttcctttctggggGGAGTTGCAGGGAGAGGAGtgcaaaaaaaattacatcttttttGTCTGAATTATGCAATTTAGCACTGTATGTGTTCCTTTGTACTctattattgtattttaattattatttcttactGCTCACTAATTTTTATTTCAGGCCTAGGCTGTTTCTTAGAaagtatatgcatgtatatttatataatatgtaaggaaaaaacctgtatttcttattaacttaaaattaaaatgacgAATAAATGTTTATGTTAAACTTTGAAATGATATCTGCACTGCCGTGTTTTTTGAATGTACATATCCGATTAATGTCAATGGAAGTCAGACACAGCCAAAATGCAAGCCATTCCTAAGGGCTGAAATGAATGTCTATTGTTGTTTTCAAGTGTATACAGTTTACTAGATTTACACAGAGGGGACACATTCAGTTCAAGAAGAGAACATTACCTGCACCACAGAAGTTTCCCCTCAAATCCCGTCCCGGTCTGCTCTCCctcctttaactttttaatagactttagtttttagagaagttttaaattcacagcaaaatggaatagagatacagagatttctcatatatgccctgtcccacacatgcatagccttccTCATTATGAGTGTCCCCtttcagagtggtacatttgttacaactgatgagcctACATGGATgtgtcattatcacccaaagcccatagtttacatcAGGGCTCAGTCTCGGTGTTGCACACTCTATGGGTTTGGGCAaatttataatgacatgtatccacctttataatatcatacagagtagtttcactgtaCTAAAAATCCTCTttgctctgcctccctccctggaAAATGTAGATAGGGTAACATTTGCATAAAAACCAAAAGGCGGTGAAGGAATAAGACATGCAGATTTCTGAATGAAGAACATCCCAAGCGAAGGAAACTGTAAGGTGTCAAAGGTCTGAGCCAGGATCATGTCTGGCAAGTTCAAGAAAGGGCAAGATGTTCAGCCTCACtggaacagagaaaatgaagggGAGACACAGTAGATGAGATCAGAGAAGGGATTAGAGATTGATTTTAGAGACATACTGGTCAAAGGATTTTGACTTGTACACCGAGGGATAGTAGCATTTTTTAATACTCATTTTTCATCAAGATAgaagatgaaaataagaaaactaatgcAACTGTAgaagaaacctacaaccaaatcAATAGTGTTCTACCATCTTCCTCTACTATACTGCCGCACTCCACCTGTGGTCTCTGTTCTAGTTTACATAGGTCTAATCAGCCTTGAGatacatgaccaaaaaaaaaaaaaaaagcctatatttaaggtgtacgatgtgatgttttgatatacatcatgaaatgattactacaatcaagctaattaatatATGCATTGGCTCACATAGTTATATTTTGTGGTGAGAATACTTAAGATtaactcttagcaaatttcaagtatacaatatggtATTTTTACTGACACCCACCATGCTGCACGTTAgacctccagaacttattcagCCCTCAAAACTGAACCCATGCACCCTTTTAACAGTATCTCCCCATTTTTTCcatcccccaggccctggcaactatcattctattctctgtttctatgagtttgagttttttagatttcacacatcAGTTAGATcatgcagtacttgtctttctctttctgccttacttcactcaggataatgtcctccagtttcattcatgttgtcacaatggcaggatttccttctttcttgtggctgaataatgtaataatgttccattgtatgtataccacatattctttatccattcatctgtccatggacacttaggttgcttccatgtgttggcttttgtgaatacgctgcaatgaacatgtttatacagatatctctttgagatattgatttcatttcctttggatatacacgTAAaagtgggattggtggatcaggtggtagttctatttgtaattttttgagaaatctgcatgctgttttccataatggctataccaatttacatgcccacctaCAAAATACAAAgcttttttttccacatccttaatCAGCACTTGttaacttttgtctttttgacaacagccatcctaacagatatgaggtgatatgtcattgtgattttgatttgcatttccatgataatTAATTATGGCGAGCACCTTTTTACATACTTGTTGAccatttgtttgtcttcttttgaaatatgtctattcaggttcttagcccattttttaattgggttaattttttttgttgttgctattggtTTGCTATTGGGTTAATCTGATATGAACaccttatcagacatatggtttgcaaatattttctcccattctgtagttaGTATTTTTATACTGTtgaatgtttcctttgctgtgcagaagcttcttcatttaatgcaatccctcttatctatttttgcttttgttgcctttgcttttggtgtcataccccAAAAAATCATTGCTCATACCAAGGGCAAGAagatttttccttatgttttcttctaggaattttacggTTTGGCATCTTAAATGCAAGTCTAATCTATtctgagttgatttttatatatggtataagaTGTGTGTCCAGTGTCATTCTTCTGCATGttaatatccagttttcccaacaccatttattgaagaaactgttttTTCCACATTGTACGTTCTTTGCaactttgtcaaagatcagttgaccataaatacatggatttatttctgagctctctagtCCAGTCAGTTTAAAACATAGAGCATCTCTTTCTAGTGGTTCCCTCATAAGCCCTGGGATTCTCTTTTATCGCATGAATCTGGGTCATATGCTCATCTTTCAACCATTCCCTGTATCTAAAGCAATTTGTTTGTCCAGGCTAAATCTCAATGTAGTCTTGCCTCTTCTCAACCTTTTTGTCTGGGTGTGAGTGTAGTACATTTTTCCAGTGGGAATCCTAAATGCTGTACTGGAAAGGAGAAGATGCTGGGTAGGCAAAACCAATAATGGCTACTGTATATTAAAAACAATTGATGACTTCTAGTTGCTATGTTTGTAttgattatattttttcatttctaatttgctTTCATTGAGATAACTGATGCCTCATGAGGTTCGAATTAAgaacattatcatcattattattattgtatcaAACTTCTTGACTTCTGTATGAAAGGCACACTACTAAAATGAAGTTTGCTCACGACCTGAAGTTGAAACTCACGTAACTATTTCCTATTTTAAGGAATAATTGATTATAAAGCATAACTATATTCACTATCACAAAGTTAAACTTTTACACTGTATTTCACTCTTCAAGCTTAATTACCAACAAGAATATCTACTTCAAGAAATTTTccgtattttcttctttataaatatGGTTTATacaactttcattttaaaattaagaagtcAATTCAAAGCTTGAatttgttaagttttttttttttttttttttttttttttccccccggtgtgtgggcctctcactgttgaggcccctcccgttgcggagcacaggctccggacgcgcaggctcagcggccatggctcacgggcccagcctctccgcggcatgtgggatcttcccggaccggggcacaaaccggtgtcccctgcatcagcaggcggactctcaaccactgcgccaccagggaagcccaagttttatataatattgagttgaccaaaaagttcatttggttttaagtaaaaataaaagacacatttttcattttcaccaagaattttattgaacaatgtattcactaaCTGAAatcaactttttggccaacccaatattaaaaCCTGATGTTCTagcaagtaaaaattaaattgaaaacatAATGATCTGATACAAATCATTTGAATactcttttcaaaaatatatataacgaGCCCGCGCGGCCGGCAGGTGGGCTGCgcgcgggccggggcggggcgagggCGGCCTGCGGGCCCCATGCCGGCGAGCGGGCGACTTGGCCGCCCTTGGGAGGCAGTGTCAGCAGGCCCGGGCTCTCTGGCGGCGAGGGGACGGGGGCTGCATCCTTCCCGTGTTTTGGTGACCGCCCTTGTCCTCCCCCTCAGGTTAGGTAGCCCCCCTCCCGAAGCTTCTGGAGGAAAGGCCCCGGGTGTCCCCCGGCATGCCTTATCTCGCGGCGGGGTGCGCGGCCGCCGGCCCTCGGGAGAAGTTGGGCTGCCCCGGGCGGCCCCGGGGAAGAATGGCCGCGTTTGTGCAGCGGTTGTAAGCAAGATGCGGTAGCACGTGACCCTGGAACGCAAACCCTGATGCCGGTTCTCCACCACCCGTGTGCGCGTTCCTCTGACACTTGGCCCCCAGCAGATGCATCACAGGATGAATGAAATGAACCTGAGCCCAGTGGGGATGGAGCAGCTGACTTCATCCTCTGTGAGCAATGCCTTGCCAGTCTCAGGGAGTCACCTGGGGTTGGCTGCCTCACCCACTCACAATGCCATCCCAGCCCCAGGGCTGCCAGTGGCGATTCCAAACCTGGGTCCCTCCCTGAGCTCTCCGCCTTCTGCTTTGTCTCTCATGCTCCCAATGGGTATTGGGGATCGAGGGGTGATGTGTGGGTTACCTGAAAGAAACTACACCCTACCTCCACCACCTTACCCCCACCTTGAGAGCAGTTACTTCAGAACCATTCTACCTggcattttatcttatttagctGACAGACCACCTCCTCAGTATATCCACCCTAACTCTATAAATGTTGATGGTAATACAGCATTATCTATCACCAATAACCCTTCGGCGCTAGATCCCTATCAGTCCAATGGAAATGTTGGATTAGAACCAGGCATTGTTTCAATAGACTCTCGCTCTGTGAACACACATGGTGCCCAAAGTCTTCATCCCACTGATGGCCATGAGGTGGCCTTGGACACaacaatcactatggagaacgTCTCTAGGGTCACCAGCCCAATCTCTACAGATGGAATGGCAGAAGAGCTTACCATGGATGGTGTTGCAGGCGAGCATACCCAAATCCCAAATGGCTCCAGAAGTCATGAACCTCTGTCTGTGGATTCTGTGAGCAACAACCTTGCAGCAGAAACTGTAGGACATGGTGGTGTGATACCCATTCATGGGAATGGCCTGGAGCTCCCTGTGGTCATGGAGACAGACCACATTGCAAGTCGGGTCAACGGAATGTCTGACAGTGCCCTCAGTGACTCCATCCACACCGTGGCCATGAGCACCAACTCTGTAAGCGTGGCACTCTCTACCTCACACAACCTCGCCTCCCTAGAATCTGTTTCCCTCCATGAAGTTGGCCTAAGCCTAGAACCTGTGGCTGTCTCCTCCATCACCCAGGAGGTTGCTATGGGGACAGGTCATGTAGATATGTCTTCAGACAGTCTTTCTTTTGTACCACCTTCACTGCAAATGGAAGACTCCAATTCAAACAAGGAAAATATGGCAACCTTGTTTACAATTTGGTGCACTCTCTGTGACCGAGCCTATCCCTCAGACTGCCCAGATCACGGACCGGTGACTTTTGTTCCTGACACTCCAATAGAGAGCAGAGCGAGGCTTTCTCTCCCAAAGCAGCTTGTTCTCCGCCAGTCAATTGTGGGAGCAGATGTTGGTGTATGGACTGGAGAAACCATTCCTGTGCGGACTTGCTTTGGGCCTCTTATTGGCCAGCAAAGTCACTCCATGGAAGTAGCAGAATGGACAGACAAGGCAGTTAATCATATCTGGAAGATATACCACAGTGGTGTCCTAGAATTCTGCATCATTACAACTGACGAAAATGAATGTAATTGGATGATGTTTGTGCGCAAAGCCAGGAATCGGGAAGAGCAGAATTTGGTGGCTTATCCCCATGATGGAAAAATCTATTTCTGCACCTCACAAGATATCCCTCCTGAAAATGAACTGCTTTTTTATTACAGCCGGGATTATGCTCAGCAGATTGGTGTTCCTGAACACCCAGATGTGCACCTCTGTAACTGTGGCAAGGAGTGCAGTTCCTATACAGAGTTCAAAGCCCACCTGACCAGCCACATCCATAACCATCTTCCTAGCCAGGGCCACAGCAGCAGCCATGGGCCAAGCCACAGCAAAGAAAGGAAGTGGAAGTGCTCCATGTGCCCCCAAGCTTTTATCTCTCCTTCCAAACTTCATGTTCACTTTATGGGTCACATGGGTATGAAGCCCCACAAGTGTGATTTCTGTAGCAAGGCTTTTAGTGATCCCAGCAACCTGCGGACCCACCTCAAGATACATACAGGTCAGAAGAACTACAGGTGCACTTTGTGTGACAAGTCTTTCACCCAGAAGGCTCACCTGGAGTCCCACATGGTTATCCACACGGGCGAGAAGAACCTCAAGTGTGATTACTGTGACAAGCTGTTCATGCGGAGGCAGGACCTCAAGCAGCACGTGCTCATCCACACACAAGCGCCAGATCAAGTGCCCCAAGTGTGATAAGCTGTTCTTGAGAACAAATCACTTAAAGAAACATCTCAATATACATGAAGGAAAACGGGATTATGTCTGTGAAAAGTGTACAAAGGCTTATCTAACCAAATATCATCTCACCCGACACCTGAAAACCTGCAAAGGGCCCACGTCCAGTTCATCAgcgcaggaggaggaggaggaagacgaCTCGGAGGAGGAGGAGCTCGCGGACCCTGTGGGGGCAGAAGGCTGCCGGGTTAGCAGTGCTGTGTATCCCGCGGACGAGGCTCTGTCTACacataaatgaaaggaaaaggagcCAGCTGTTTCGGATGGAAAAtacaaaagggaaaaacacaCATGACCAGTTATCCACTACCGtgctttttatataaaataatttctgattTCCTTCCAGCCAACAGTCAAAACAGACTAAATGGGAACGGATAAAGCACTTATAGAAGAGTATCCTAATGAAAACACTTTAAGAAAGATTGAGAAAAGAGCATGTATCCTATTTTTAAGTGGCGTATGGGGAGGAAAGTGTCAActtttgagatctttttttttttttgctgtacacgggcctctcactgttgtggcctctcccattgtggagcacaggttccggatgcgcaggctcaggggccatggctcatgggcctagctgctctgcggcatgtgggatcttcccggaccagggcacgaacccgtgtcccctgcatcggcaggcggaccctcaaccattgcgccaccagggaagccctgagatctATTCTTTATTTACATAATTGGGTGATACGTTTATGCCTGAGTCAGAGCTGCTCTCTGCCCAAACAaatcagatttattttaaattctttcattatTCCATTTTTCTCCCAAGCCACTGATTTGGTAGCACTCTAAACTTGGTCCCTGCCTTACAGTCGTCCTGATTATGGTTCTGGTGTTTTGTTTTATGCAGACTTGTGACTTCCCAGAATGGATTGGAATATAACAACGTAAGCTTGTTACTCTTGACTGCAGCTAACAAGTTTAAAGCACCACCTACCTTAATCTCTCCTGGCTGCTTGGGAGTTTAGGGTAGGTCTTGCTTCCCAAAATTTCAGCAGGTACCTAGAGGACAGATAAAAAAGGGAGCAGCCAGGCAGTAGGCACtgatggagagaagaaaaggagagatacCTGGGCCACTGTCCAAGAAGCTAGCTTTGATTGAAGCTGGGGTAAGAGATCTGGTGGTTGTTCCTTAGAGGTCTTTGTAGGTTTAGACATGTCTCTGTCTCCAGTGAAGCCTCCAGCACCCAGACAAAGGGGATCTGGGGGTGTAGCAAGCCAAGTAATGCCTGCTGCATCGTCTCCTGATAACAAGGACACGTGGACTCAGCTGGCAAAGTGGTACCTTGgcccagggaaggaaggagggaatgatCCTTCCTATCTGGCTTACCCTATGAAAAGGATCAAGACACCATTAAAATGTTGCCAACTCAGAATGACAGATGACATATTGGTGCATTTGCAAGATTAGGCCTTCCCAGTTGTCTACAATGAAGGACCTCATCAGTTAAGCGTGGTGGATGCCAAAGGATTTGGGAAGTGCAGAAGGTTAAATGGTCACCACGTGGGTGTGTTTTCAGGGTCCCAGCTTAATTATCTACCCATCTGATCTTTTCACCTTGTCTCTCATGCATCTCCTGCTTTCAGCAAGAAGCAAACACATCTTGAAGTTGACGGTTGATGGAACATGCTCTCCTGCTCTAAGGCGCGACCTCTGGCTGGAGTAGAGAGAACCTTGGTGGGAAGGTTTTGCTGCTAAtgtatttatggaatgaatgtaTTTCATTCAAATCTGTATTCCTCTAGGaaggattaaaataaaaactttttaaaaaataaaaaaaataaaaaaaaaatatatatatataacgaaattgtatatatacataaggaaaatagTGGAATCATACATATTTCTCTAAAGTGCTACTCTGTCACAGAATTTTTCATACAACACATTAGGTAACAGGTACTTTAACATAAATAGTATGCAGAGAAAGAAGTTGTGTAGCGATATCACTAGAGCAAAGTGGGGTAGAAAGATGCAGCTATCTTCAGGCTTATATCTGTTAAAAAATAGCCcgtggaatataaaaataaagtcagactTATAGAAACGGAGACTAGAAAAATGGATGCCAGGAGTAATTGTTGGGGGAAATAAGGAGAGATTGCTAAAAGGATACAAACTCTCAGCTGTAAGacgaataaggtctgaggatctaatgtaaaacatggtgactgtagttgtTAACACTGTGTTGTGCAATcgaaatttgctaagagtaaaACTTAcatgttctcacacacacacacaaagataaatacatgcagtaatggatgtgttaactagAGGGGGGCAGTCCTTTCACAACGTGTACCTGTATCAAATTGCCATGATGTACAcgttaaatattttatcattttatatgaCAATTATACccaataaagctgaaattttaaaaaaagaaacagatgaaatatgATGTATGCTTCTGTCCCCAGGAAAACTTTCCCAGTCACTTTTAGACTGAGTTTTGCAGAGACCAAGGTGTCTTTGCAGACAGTAGAGGAGTCAGTTCTGGGGCAAAGGAAGTCCAAGAAGGTACTTACAAGACCAGGATGCTCTTTACCTGCTTCCATCCATGCAACTATTTTTTGTTGGAGGAGGATGCATCTACTATTGTATTTGAAAAAGATTCCACTGctttaaataaaagtttgaagaccaaaaataataacaataacctGAAATTCCTAATAATTGTATTAACCATTTCAGTTGAAAGTGATTGAGGCCCAACTTGATCcagtttaattaaaaagaaaatttactgaCATGACAGCTGAAGGAAGACCTGTAGGTATGAGGATATCTCTGACATATTGAAACCTGACACTCTCAGCATAACTTGTCtctcatctcttcttttttctgtgtgtatcttCATTCTGTCTGTGTTAGACAGGAGTGTGCTTAGGTGTTCTATACACACAACTCTGACCACAGGTAAAAGAGATATCCCTCATCCCCTACACATGCATGTGTACACAATACCCCCAACTCCAACACACAGGCATGACAGTTCCAGTTAAAAATCCAGGGGAATGATTCCAATTGTCCTTTCTTGGGTTATTATGCCCGTCCTTGGACCAATGTCTTGAATCTATTTTACGAATATTCCAACTTGGGTCACATGGCTGCCCCTGGGATTGGGGACCAGGTTCTATTATCAGAAGGAGGGAAAAGGACTCTTGGGCAGATAAAAACAATAGGCACTACAATaaccaaagaaaaaagattgattagaataatttgaataattgctttaattccttatttatttttgcttccctCTGGGCTAGAAGTGTAACAAATTATTTAAGTACATAACAGCTTTGGAGTTCATGAGGGCAAGACATGAGGGGAGTGAGCATGGAGGGAGGCATGTTGGA
This genomic interval carries:
- the LOC101286982 gene encoding LOW QUALITY PROTEIN: PR domain zinc finger protein 4-like (The sequence of the model RefSeq protein was modified relative to this genomic sequence to represent the inferred CDS: inserted 2 bases in 1 codon), which translates into the protein MHHRMNEMNLSPVGMEQLTSSSVSNALPVSGSHLGLAASPTHNAIPAPGLPVAIPNLGPSLSSPPSALSLMLPMGIGDRGVMCGLPERNYTLPPPPYPHLESSYFRTILPGILSYLADRPPPQYIHPNSINVDGNTALSITNNPSALDPYQSNGNVGLEPGIVSIDSRSVNTHGAQSLHPTDGHEVALDTTITMENVSRVTSPISTDGMAEELTMDGVAGEHTQIPNGSRSHEPLSVDSVSNNLAAETVGHGGVIPIHGNGLELPVVMETDHIASRVNGMSDSALSDSIHTVAMSTNSVSVALSTSHNLASLESVSLHEVGLSLEPVAVSSITQEVAMGTGHVDMSSDSLSFVPPSLQMEDSNSNKENMATLFTIWCTLCDRAYPSDCPDHGPVTFVPDTPIESRARLSLPKQLVLRQSIVGADVGVWTGETIPVRTCFGPLIGQQSHSMEVAEWTDKAVNHIWKIYHSGVLEFCIITTDENECNWMMFVRKARNREEQNLVAYPHDGKIYFCTSQDIPPENELLFYYSRDYAQQIGVPEHPDVHLCNCGKECSSYTEFKAHLTSHIHNHLPSQGHSSSHGPSHSKERKWKCSMCPQAFISPSKLHVHFMGHMGMKPHKCDFCSKAFSDPSNLRTHLKIHTGQKNYRCTLCDKSFTQKAHLESHMVIHTGEKNLKCDYCDKLFMRRQDLKQHVLIHTQXRQIKCPKCDKLFLRTNHLKKHLNIHEGKRDYVCEKCTKAYLTKYHLTRHLKTCKGPTSSSSAQEEEEEDDSEEEELADPVGAEGCRVSSAVYPADEALSTHK